The following proteins come from a genomic window of Nocardiopsis sp. YSL2:
- a CDS encoding protein kinase, which produces MERQELAGRFRLLEAIGTGGFGEVFRAEDRQAPDGAFDREVAVKLIRRSRSGAYVDPKEKNTRRFLREVDIMRRLDHPGIPRLVDGNVDSSDGGYLPYLAMELVDGVDLGDLSSEEHHLPVAWVAAIGAQIADALYAAHTSSIVHRDLKPANVKIARGGRVSVLDFGIGRIIDDPDLTQLTTTDSTVGTARYMAPEQFRGSQVSAAADLYALGCVLYELLTGTPPFSGAGHLELGPKHLNDPVPLITLMRRDLPTGLVRLIEQLLEKDPAHRPVNAAEVRDALLPLARAHVSVEGWDDYDPTMSLPASGTMSPRPRPGGMSAPAEPTAPSNVMDVFHVHDTLISDYRAFTEGGTVLRDERVVELLRNDMDAKSQWPDPWLSLNPFFASGGTVPELVGAGLLHAECASIFQDKKRENSTVCDGRPLSLHRHQREAVEAAQSGKSYVLTTGTGSGKSLGYIVPIVDRVLREREQEKQQGRSPAKRVRAIVVYPMNALANSQVKELEKFLTHGYGKGREPVTFARYTGQEGENRRKEIRDDPPDILLTNYVMLELMLTRPGERDTLVKMARGLEFLVFDELHTYRGRQGADVALLIRRVRQACESPDAQCVGTSATMSSEGTADDQKRVVADVATKVFGDEVSPDNVITETLIRATEEAPDRVPPELLSRREAPATYNELYSDPLARWIESTFGLDTDESGRLVRRRPTTVEAAAQELSKSTGVPADQCVAAIRRTLEAGAQAVNPINRRPLFAFRLHQFLSKGDTVYATLEHPEARHLTRDYQLEEPGSDGKILLPLAFCRECGQEYMSVWRKQSDQAVVYQSRRGTLETVDDATEGYLFVSPDRPWPGTTDEVIDQRLLPDSWLEGDEHDQDRIRTSFQGRVPRSVTVDVRGREGMGNLAAAFIPAPFLFCLHCGVSYEQTRGSDFAKLATLDQEGRSSATSLISGSIVRSLTSVPAEALPKRARKLLTFVDNRQDASLQAGHFNDFVQVTQLRSALYRALEQAADDGLTHEHLAARVTEVMGLGPEDYAKNPDQAPFLLQQAAGALRDVIAFRLYRDLERGWRVTMPNLEQTGLLGVDYAGLDWLAEREERWEKADPLLRTLDVAQRREAMRVLLDELRRGLAIDVQYFRDDFDSFRRSSEERLDGPWVLSDNDKPKVGTAYPGPSRPGLSRSSLFLSGRGKFGRFLRRRYFDHLDKEEKTPQILQKIIADLFKVLVKGGQLTEVVDAPPRRGPRFQRRDDAVTGYRVSAACLVWRKGDGRVGVHDPLTRTYASGEGPRVNEFFRDLYRDAARAFTGMVAREHTAQVTPDERERREQQFSDAELKLLYCSPTMELGVDIKDLNAVMMRNVPPTPANYAQRSGRAGRSGQPALVTTYCATGNSHDQYYFRRSAKMVSGVVQAPRLDLANEDLFLAHLQAIWLAETALKLGGAIPDVIDPSYDTAQRVPAPELRLRDTVRRAIHETEAQRRTVIAAREVFKDVFPDLKRLVWWDDSWLERKVRTAPERFDNAFDRWRDLFTAALIDREEQHRRIRDTSLTERDKAQAQRRRREAETQLNLLENNSQDSKSLLSDFNPYRYLASEGFLPGYSFPRLPLAAYIPVTGRRFAEDGDFLQRPRFVAVREFGPGALIYHEGSRYQVTRIQLPPESSGELTTSKAFRCDHCGYHHAEELKKDKCDLCGEKLHASYGLLQMHTVYTTKRERISSDEEERRRAGFRLVTSYRFADHGERVGRQDAEVSDARGRLATLHYGDSATVRVTNLGRLRVKDKSAPDGFWLDPATGKWLNEQDAKKAVGDSADLPLIEDGGEERGRKKLVIPYVEDRRNIVTLHLGAGLPQEQALTLMYALERGIETAFELEDAELTSELLPPNEGPRDRMLFTEAAEGGAGVLRQIQANPGYLAEAARTALAICHMDEDGVDVDKACARGCYDCLLTYGNQRHHQLIDRRMIRDLLLRLADSETLPTGQGVSRTEQMSVLKDESDTDLERAFIEFLKENGYRMPDAGQVFVEEASARPDFVYRLAGAQVAVFVDGPVHQDPYVAQRDGEAAERLEDYGWEVVRVPHDADWRLITQRHEYVFGSGSRR; this is translated from the coding sequence ATGGAACGGCAAGAGCTGGCGGGCCGGTTCCGGCTCCTGGAGGCCATCGGCACGGGCGGGTTCGGCGAGGTCTTCCGCGCTGAGGACCGCCAGGCTCCGGACGGCGCGTTCGACCGGGAGGTCGCGGTCAAGCTCATCCGGCGTTCCCGGTCGGGGGCCTACGTCGACCCGAAGGAGAAGAACACCCGACGCTTCCTGCGCGAGGTCGACATCATGCGCAGACTCGACCACCCCGGCATCCCGCGGCTGGTGGACGGCAATGTCGACTCCTCCGATGGCGGTTACCTGCCCTACCTGGCGATGGAGCTCGTCGACGGCGTCGATCTGGGCGACCTGAGCTCGGAGGAACACCACCTGCCCGTCGCGTGGGTGGCCGCCATCGGCGCCCAGATCGCCGACGCCCTGTACGCGGCGCACACCAGCTCCATCGTCCACCGCGACCTGAAGCCGGCCAACGTGAAGATCGCGCGCGGCGGCCGTGTCAGCGTCCTGGACTTCGGCATCGGCCGGATCATCGACGACCCCGACCTCACCCAGCTCACGACCACCGACTCCACCGTGGGTACGGCGCGCTACATGGCCCCCGAACAGTTCCGGGGCTCCCAGGTGTCCGCCGCCGCGGACCTGTACGCCCTGGGCTGCGTCCTGTACGAGCTCCTCACCGGCACGCCTCCCTTCAGCGGCGCGGGCCACCTCGAACTCGGACCCAAGCACCTGAACGACCCCGTCCCCCTGATCACGCTCATGCGCCGTGACCTCCCCACCGGCCTGGTACGCCTCATCGAGCAGTTGCTGGAGAAGGACCCTGCTCACCGCCCCGTGAACGCCGCCGAGGTGAGGGACGCCCTCCTGCCCCTGGCCCGCGCGCACGTCTCCGTCGAGGGCTGGGACGACTACGACCCCACCATGTCCCTCCCCGCCTCCGGGACGATGTCCCCCCGTCCACGGCCGGGCGGCATGTCCGCCCCCGCCGAACCGACCGCACCCTCCAACGTCATGGACGTCTTCCACGTCCACGACACCCTCATCAGCGACTACCGCGCCTTCACCGAGGGCGGTACGGTCCTGCGCGACGAACGCGTCGTCGAACTCCTGCGCAACGACATGGACGCCAAGTCCCAGTGGCCGGACCCGTGGCTGTCCCTCAACCCGTTCTTCGCCTCCGGCGGCACTGTCCCCGAACTGGTCGGCGCAGGGCTGCTGCACGCAGAGTGCGCGAGCATCTTCCAGGACAAGAAGAGGGAGAACAGCACGGTCTGCGACGGCCGTCCGCTCTCTCTGCACCGCCACCAGCGAGAGGCCGTCGAAGCCGCCCAGAGCGGAAAGTCCTACGTTCTGACCACCGGGACCGGATCCGGAAAGTCCCTGGGCTACATCGTCCCCATCGTCGACCGCGTCCTGCGCGAACGCGAGCAGGAGAAGCAGCAGGGCCGCTCACCGGCCAAGCGGGTACGCGCCATCGTCGTCTACCCGATGAACGCCCTCGCCAACAGCCAGGTCAAGGAACTGGAGAAGTTCCTCACCCACGGCTACGGAAAGGGGCGCGAGCCCGTCACCTTCGCCCGCTACACCGGCCAGGAGGGCGAGAACCGGCGCAAGGAGATCCGGGACGACCCGCCGGACATCCTGCTCACCAACTACGTCATGCTCGAGCTCATGCTCACCCGCCCCGGCGAGCGCGACACCCTCGTCAAGATGGCGCGCGGCCTGGAGTTCCTCGTCTTCGACGAACTGCACACCTACCGCGGCCGCCAGGGCGCCGACGTCGCCCTGCTCATCCGCCGCGTACGCCAGGCCTGTGAGTCTCCGGATGCCCAGTGCGTGGGCACCTCCGCCACCATGTCCTCCGAGGGCACCGCCGACGACCAGAAGCGCGTGGTGGCCGACGTCGCCACCAAGGTCTTCGGCGACGAGGTCAGTCCCGACAACGTCATCACCGAGACACTGATCCGCGCCACCGAGGAGGCCCCCGACCGGGTGCCGCCCGAGCTGCTCTCCCGCCGGGAGGCTCCGGCCACCTACAACGAGCTCTACAGTGACCCCCTGGCCCGGTGGATCGAGAGCACGTTCGGCCTGGACACCGACGAGTCCGGTCGCCTCGTGCGCCGCAGGCCCACCACCGTGGAGGCCGCGGCCCAGGAACTGTCGAAGTCCACCGGCGTCCCGGCCGACCAGTGCGTCGCCGCGATCCGCCGCACCCTGGAAGCCGGTGCCCAGGCGGTCAACCCGATCAACCGCCGCCCCCTGTTCGCCTTCCGCCTCCACCAGTTCCTCTCCAAGGGCGACACGGTCTACGCCACCCTGGAGCACCCCGAGGCGCGCCACCTGACCCGCGACTACCAGCTCGAGGAACCCGGATCGGACGGGAAGATCCTCCTTCCGCTGGCCTTCTGCCGTGAGTGCGGCCAGGAGTACATGTCGGTGTGGCGCAAGCAGAGCGACCAGGCCGTCGTCTACCAGTCCAGGCGGGGCACCCTCGAAACCGTCGACGACGCCACCGAGGGCTACCTGTTCGTCTCCCCGGACCGCCCCTGGCCCGGAACGACCGACGAGGTGATCGACCAGCGCCTGCTGCCCGACTCCTGGCTGGAGGGCGACGAACACGACCAGGACCGGATCCGGACCTCCTTCCAGGGCCGCGTACCGCGTTCGGTCACCGTCGACGTGCGCGGTCGGGAGGGCATGGGGAACCTGGCGGCCGCGTTCATCCCCGCCCCGTTCCTGTTCTGCCTGCACTGCGGGGTCAGCTATGAGCAGACCCGTGGAAGCGACTTCGCCAAGCTCGCCACCCTCGACCAGGAAGGGCGCTCCTCGGCGACCTCGCTGATCTCCGGCTCCATCGTGCGCTCGCTGACCTCGGTCCCGGCCGAAGCGCTGCCCAAGCGGGCACGCAAGCTGCTGACCTTCGTCGACAACCGCCAGGACGCCTCCCTCCAGGCCGGCCACTTCAACGACTTCGTCCAGGTCACCCAGTTGCGCAGTGCCCTGTACCGTGCGCTGGAGCAGGCCGCCGACGACGGCCTCACCCACGAGCACCTGGCGGCGCGCGTCACCGAGGTCATGGGTCTGGGACCGGAGGACTACGCCAAGAACCCCGACCAGGCGCCCTTCCTCCTCCAACAGGCCGCGGGCGCACTGCGCGACGTCATCGCCTTCCGCCTGTACCGGGACCTGGAACGCGGCTGGCGCGTGACCATGCCCAACCTGGAACAGACCGGCCTGCTCGGCGTCGACTACGCCGGCCTGGACTGGCTCGCCGAGCGGGAGGAGCGGTGGGAGAAAGCCGATCCCCTCCTGCGGACCCTCGACGTCGCCCAGCGCCGCGAGGCCATGCGGGTCCTCCTGGACGAACTGCGCCGGGGCCTGGCCATCGACGTCCAGTACTTCCGCGACGACTTCGACTCCTTCCGCCGTTCCAGCGAAGAACGGCTGGACGGCCCGTGGGTGCTGTCGGACAACGACAAGCCCAAGGTCGGCACCGCCTACCCCGGCCCCTCCCGCCCCGGCCTGAGTCGCTCCTCCCTGTTCCTGTCCGGACGCGGCAAATTCGGCCGGTTCCTGCGCCGCCGCTACTTCGACCACCTGGACAAGGAGGAGAAGACGCCCCAGATCCTGCAGAAGATCATCGCCGACCTGTTCAAGGTCCTGGTCAAAGGCGGCCAGCTCACCGAGGTCGTCGACGCGCCCCCGCGTCGTGGCCCCCGCTTCCAGCGCCGCGACGACGCCGTCACCGGCTACCGGGTCTCGGCGGCCTGCCTGGTGTGGCGCAAGGGCGACGGGAGGGTCGGCGTGCACGACCCGCTCACCCGCACCTACGCCTCGGGAGAGGGGCCGCGCGTCAACGAGTTCTTCCGGGACCTGTACCGAGACGCGGCCCGCGCGTTCACCGGAATGGTCGCCCGAGAGCACACCGCCCAGGTCACGCCGGACGAGCGCGAGCGGAGGGAACAGCAGTTCAGCGACGCCGAGCTGAAGCTGCTGTACTGCTCGCCCACCATGGAGCTGGGGGTGGACATCAAGGACCTCAACGCGGTCATGATGCGCAACGTCCCGCCCACTCCGGCCAACTACGCACAGCGCAGCGGCCGCGCGGGCCGAAGCGGTCAGCCGGCCCTGGTCACCACCTACTGCGCGACGGGCAACAGCCACGACCAGTACTACTTCCGCCGCTCCGCCAAGATGGTCTCCGGTGTGGTGCAGGCGCCCCGCCTGGATCTGGCCAACGAGGACCTCTTCCTGGCCCACCTGCAGGCGATCTGGCTCGCGGAGACCGCTCTGAAGCTCGGCGGTGCCATCCCCGACGTCATCGACCCCTCCTACGACACCGCCCAACGCGTCCCCGCACCGGAGCTGCGCCTGCGCGACACGGTCCGCCGCGCCATCCACGAGACCGAAGCCCAGCGGCGCACGGTCATCGCCGCCCGCGAGGTCTTCAAGGACGTCTTCCCCGACCTCAAGCGACTGGTGTGGTGGGACGACTCCTGGCTGGAGCGCAAGGTCCGCACCGCCCCCGAACGGTTCGACAACGCCTTCGACCGCTGGCGGGACCTGTTCACGGCCGCGCTGATCGACCGCGAAGAGCAGCACCGCCGCATCCGCGACACCAGCCTCACCGAACGCGACAAGGCCCAGGCCCAGCGCCGCCGCCGCGAAGCCGAGACCCAGCTCAACCTGCTGGAGAACAACAGCCAGGACAGCAAGTCCCTGCTCAGCGACTTCAACCCCTACCGTTACCTGGCCAGTGAGGGCTTCCTGCCCGGCTACTCGTTCCCGCGCCTGCCACTGGCCGCCTACATTCCCGTCACCGGCCGCCGCTTCGCCGAGGACGGCGACTTCCTGCAGCGGCCGCGCTTCGTGGCCGTCCGCGAGTTCGGCCCCGGTGCCCTCATCTACCACGAGGGGTCCCGGTACCAGGTGACGCGTATCCAGCTTCCCCCGGAATCCAGCGGGGAGCTGACGACCTCCAAGGCCTTCCGGTGCGATCACTGCGGTTACCACCACGCCGAGGAGTTGAAGAAGGACAAGTGCGACCTGTGCGGTGAGAAGCTGCACGCCTCCTACGGCCTCCTGCAGATGCACACCGTCTACACCACCAAGCGCGAGCGGATCTCCTCGGACGAGGAGGAGCGCCGCCGTGCCGGGTTCCGCCTGGTGACCTCCTACCGGTTCGCCGACCACGGCGAGCGCGTAGGCCGACAGGACGCCGAGGTCTCCGACGCCCGCGGACGGCTGGCCACCCTCCACTACGGCGACTCCGCGACCGTGCGCGTCACCAACCTGGGTCGGCTGCGCGTCAAGGACAAGAGCGCCCCCGACGGTTTCTGGCTCGACCCGGCCACCGGCAAGTGGCTCAACGAGCAGGACGCCAAGAAAGCGGTGGGCGACTCGGCGGACCTGCCCCTCATCGAGGACGGCGGGGAGGAGCGCGGCCGCAAGAAGCTGGTCATCCCCTACGTCGAGGACCGCCGCAACATCGTCACGCTGCATCTGGGCGCGGGGCTGCCCCAGGAGCAGGCGCTGACGCTCATGTACGCCTTGGAGCGCGGCATCGAGACCGCCTTCGAGCTGGAGGACGCCGAGCTGACCAGCGAGCTGCTGCCGCCGAACGAGGGGCCCCGGGATCGGATGCTGTTCACCGAGGCAGCGGAGGGCGGTGCCGGCGTCCTCCGCCAGATCCAGGCCAACCCCGGCTACCTGGCCGAAGCGGCCCGGACCGCCCTGGCCATCTGCCACATGGACGAGGACGGCGTCGACGTCGACAAGGCCTGCGCCCGAGGCTGCTACGACTGCCTGCTCACCTACGGCAACCAGCGGCACCACCAGCTCATCGACCGCCGGATGATCCGCGACCTGCTCCTGCGGCTGGCCGACTCCGAGACCCTCCCCACCGGGCAGGGGGTCTCCCGCACCGAGCAGATGAGCGTCCTGAAGGACGAGTCCGACACCGACCTCGAACGCGCGTTCATCGAGTTCCTCAAGGAGAACGGCTACCGCATGCCGGACGCCGGACAGGTGTTCGTCGAGGAGGCCTCCGCACGACCCGACTTCGTCTACCGTCTCGCTGGAGCGCAGGTGGCGGTGTTCGTCGACGGCCCCGTACACCAGGACCCGTATGTGGCCCAGCGCGACGGCGAGGCCGCCGAACGCCTGGAGGACTACGGCTGGGAGGTCGTCCGCGTGCCCCACGACGCCGACTGGCGCCTCATCACGCAGCGCCACGAGTACGTCTTCGGCTCCGGAAGCCGCCGCTGA
- a CDS encoding N-6 DNA methylase → MDVPAQLTDDQQVSAADIARIAGVTRAAVSNWRRRHADFPDPVDQGAASPRFSLAEVQTWLDRQDKGGQQSPEVRLWHELRGAYPDSILRGVADAAEHLAGASPEQPPGEVVEALRTLSETESPQSIVAALVERLSGSPQRTDTDVTTTPRMVRAIQCFCDPSADSVFDPATGTGTLLLAVGALDARRTGQDVLPDAARLVRARARLASRGETEVRVGDSLLDDQWEGHTAALVICTPPAATTEWGRERLLMDGRWVLALPPKAESDLAWLQHAFAHTAPGGQTVVTMPTAAAHRRTGRRIRAELVRRGLLEEVVALPAGMAATHALPVHLWILRRPNGNSSATHVRMTDMTSADPDEPFSPEKYPRVEVPLIDLLDDMVDLSPTRHAAPDPDDVMAVFEEAGDRLTRTLAELGDALPALSPATGPLPSTHVRVADLIDGGLASLSGGRIEAADDGLDSDFLNGFLRSPANTRRSTSSSGTFRVDARAATVPRLDRSTQRAYGRAFKSVEQVERLAAELSRAAEQMCSAAREGLTSGHLAPSADGESGFGDGA, encoded by the coding sequence ATGGACGTCCCCGCACAGCTCACCGATGACCAGCAGGTCAGCGCCGCCGACATCGCCCGCATCGCCGGGGTGACCCGTGCGGCCGTGTCGAACTGGCGGCGCCGCCATGCCGACTTCCCAGACCCCGTCGACCAGGGGGCGGCCAGCCCCCGCTTCTCCCTCGCCGAGGTCCAGACCTGGCTGGACCGCCAGGACAAGGGCGGACAGCAGAGCCCCGAGGTACGGCTCTGGCATGAGCTGCGCGGCGCCTACCCTGACTCGATACTGCGCGGTGTGGCCGACGCCGCCGAGCACCTGGCCGGGGCCTCACCAGAGCAACCACCGGGCGAGGTCGTCGAAGCGCTGCGAACCCTCTCCGAGACGGAATCCCCTCAAAGCATCGTCGCCGCTCTCGTCGAGCGGCTCTCAGGATCGCCGCAGCGCACCGACACCGATGTGACCACCACCCCCAGGATGGTGCGTGCGATCCAGTGCTTCTGCGATCCCAGTGCGGACTCGGTGTTCGACCCGGCCACCGGAACGGGCACGCTCCTGTTGGCGGTGGGCGCCCTCGATGCCCGCCGGACCGGACAGGACGTCCTGCCCGACGCGGCTCGGCTCGTGCGCGCGCGGGCCCGCCTCGCAAGTCGGGGGGAAACCGAGGTACGCGTGGGCGATTCGCTGCTCGATGACCAGTGGGAGGGGCACACCGCCGCACTGGTGATCTGCACGCCGCCCGCGGCCACCACGGAGTGGGGCCGCGAGCGCCTGCTCATGGACGGGCGCTGGGTGCTGGCGCTGCCGCCCAAGGCCGAGAGCGACCTGGCCTGGCTGCAGCACGCCTTCGCCCACACCGCCCCGGGAGGGCAGACCGTGGTGACGATGCCCACCGCCGCCGCGCACCGCAGAACCGGGCGCCGGATCAGAGCCGAGCTCGTGCGCCGCGGACTGTTGGAGGAGGTGGTCGCCCTACCGGCCGGAATGGCCGCCACACACGCTCTGCCCGTCCACCTGTGGATCCTACGGCGGCCGAACGGCAACAGTTCCGCGACCCATGTGCGGATGACCGACATGACCTCGGCCGACCCCGACGAACCCTTCTCCCCGGAGAAGTATCCGCGGGTGGAGGTTCCCCTGATCGACCTGCTCGACGACATGGTCGACCTCAGCCCCACACGCCACGCGGCCCCGGATCCCGACGACGTCATGGCCGTCTTCGAGGAGGCCGGCGACCGGCTGACCCGGACCCTGGCCGAACTCGGCGACGCACTTCCCGCCCTGTCCCCGGCGACCGGGCCCCTGCCCTCCACCCATGTGCGCGTGGCCGACCTCATCGACGGCGGACTGGCCAGCCTCTCCGGAGGCAGGATCGAGGCGGCCGACGACGGCCTCGACAGCGACTTCCTCAACGGCTTCCTGCGCAGTCCGGCCAACACGCGCCGATCCACCAGCTCGAGCGGAACGTTCCGGGTCGACGCCAGGGCCGCGACCGTGCCGAGGTTGGACCGGTCCACCCAGCGCGCCTACGGACGAGCGTTCAAATCCGTTGAGCAGGTGGAACGCCTGGCCGCCGAACTGTCGCGCGCGGCGGAGCAGATGTGCTCGGCGGCCCGTGAAGGACTGACCAGCGGGCACCTCGCACCGTCGGCCGACGGCGAGTCCGGTTTCGGAGACGGCGCCTGA
- a CDS encoding UvrD-helicase domain-containing protein, protein MPQLALDKDFLTEFATLEKPVQKRVSEAFSKFEQATHTGLHLEKITGARDGRFRTIRIDQFWRGVVLAPEGGTTFTLLKVLPHDKAYEWAKTRKASVNAATGAIELRNVAALDASMAHLRIIADRTPTRLFERVGDAELTRLGVDEQTLSFARTLTELFQLEAAQVLLPPVQWNVLYGLAAGMSPDEVWQELGADILREDVDPDDLDAAVRRSTDRVLLVEGPDELMAALEHPFDLWRIYLHPAQRAVVDASYRGPARVSGGPGTGKTVVAIHRAYRLARAGGRVLLTTFTSTLAKALEAQLRLLAETDDSAHARDILRRVRVEHVDRFAHRVFRETHGTPDLLTPKRERHVWEEATAGLEAELPPGFLSQEWRQVVLARGVDSADAYLAAKRTGRGRGMRPGRKAVVWQALDAFRTSLRERSLWTHETIADEAARLLAERGERPFDHVVVDEAQDLHPGQWRLLRAAATEGTDDLFIAGDTHQRIYGPRMSLAEVGVNVRGRSSKLRVNYRTTAQILGWSLGLMHGQNVDDMDGGLDSVAGCRSEMQGDTPQLLGFSTADDELAHLANTVREWIETDVLPSEIGVAARSNRIADQAVSALTRAGIQARSLADHREDDAVAVGTMHRMKGLEFRCIAVVGVSGDRLPAPGALTPEEEDPAAYAVDLLRERSLLFVACTRARERLSVSWHQAPSPFIEGLLPS, encoded by the coding sequence GTGCCGCAACTCGCCCTCGACAAGGACTTCCTCACGGAGTTCGCCACCCTGGAAAAGCCGGTCCAAAAGCGCGTGAGCGAGGCCTTCAGCAAGTTCGAGCAGGCCACACACACCGGACTCCACCTGGAGAAGATCACCGGAGCCCGCGATGGCAGGTTCCGCACGATCCGCATCGACCAATTCTGGCGCGGAGTGGTCCTGGCTCCCGAAGGGGGAACGACCTTCACGCTCCTCAAAGTCCTGCCGCACGACAAGGCCTACGAGTGGGCCAAGACCCGCAAGGCCTCCGTGAACGCGGCCACCGGCGCCATCGAGTTGCGCAACGTCGCCGCACTCGACGCGAGCATGGCGCATCTGCGGATCATCGCCGACCGCACCCCCACCCGACTGTTCGAGCGTGTCGGCGATGCCGAACTGACCCGCCTGGGCGTCGACGAGCAGACGCTGTCCTTCGCCCGAACCCTGACCGAGCTGTTCCAGCTGGAGGCCGCCCAGGTGCTCCTGCCTCCGGTCCAGTGGAACGTGCTGTACGGCCTGGCCGCGGGGATGAGCCCGGACGAGGTCTGGCAGGAGCTCGGTGCGGACATCCTCAGGGAGGATGTCGACCCCGACGACCTCGACGCCGCGGTACGCCGCAGCACCGACCGGGTCCTGCTGGTCGAAGGTCCCGACGAACTGATGGCCGCCCTGGAGCACCCCTTCGACCTGTGGCGGATCTACCTGCACCCCGCCCAGCGGGCTGTTGTGGACGCCTCCTATCGGGGGCCCGCCAGGGTCAGTGGCGGCCCGGGGACCGGCAAGACCGTGGTGGCGATCCACCGGGCCTACCGGCTGGCCAGGGCAGGCGGCCGGGTCCTGCTGACCACATTCACGTCCACGCTCGCCAAGGCGCTGGAGGCACAGCTGCGGCTCCTCGCCGAAACCGATGACTCCGCGCATGCGCGCGACATCCTGCGCCGTGTGCGCGTGGAGCATGTCGACCGCTTCGCCCACCGGGTGTTCCGCGAGACTCACGGAACGCCTGACCTGCTGACGCCCAAGCGCGAGCGCCACGTGTGGGAGGAGGCCACCGCGGGTCTGGAGGCCGAACTGCCCCCCGGATTCCTGTCCCAGGAGTGGCGACAGGTCGTCCTCGCCCGCGGGGTCGACTCCGCCGACGCCTATCTGGCGGCGAAGCGCACCGGACGGGGCAGGGGTATGCGGCCGGGCCGCAAGGCGGTGGTGTGGCAGGCTCTCGATGCCTTCCGCACCTCGTTGCGCGAGCGTTCCCTGTGGACACATGAGACGATCGCCGACGAGGCGGCCCGCCTGCTGGCCGAACGCGGAGAACGCCCCTTCGACCACGTGGTGGTCGACGAAGCGCAGGACCTGCACCCCGGGCAGTGGCGCCTACTGCGCGCGGCCGCCACCGAGGGAACCGACGACCTGTTCATCGCGGGCGACACCCACCAGCGCATATACGGACCGCGGATGAGCCTGGCCGAGGTGGGCGTCAACGTCCGCGGACGCTCGTCGAAACTGCGTGTCAACTACCGCACCACTGCGCAGATCCTCGGGTGGAGCCTGGGGCTCATGCACGGCCAGAACGTCGACGACATGGACGGCGGACTGGATTCGGTGGCCGGCTGCCGCTCCGAGATGCAGGGCGACACCCCGCAACTGCTCGGGTTCTCCACCGCCGACGACGAGCTGGCCCACCTCGCCAACACCGTGCGGGAGTGGATCGAAACGGATGTGCTGCCCTCGGAGATCGGTGTGGCGGCCAGGTCCAATCGCATCGCGGACCAGGCTGTCTCCGCGCTCACCAGGGCGGGCATCCAGGCGCGGTCCCTCGCTGACCACCGTGAGGACGACGCGGTGGCGGTCGGCACGATGCACCGGATGAAGGGACTGGAGTTCCGGTGCATCGCCGTGGTGGGGGTCAGCGGTGATCGGCTCCCCGCGCCCGGCGCACTCACCCCTGAGGAAGAAGACCCCGCCGCCTACGCCGTCGACCTGCTGCGCGAGCGCAGCCTCTTGTTCGTCGCCTGTACCCGGGCGCGAGAGCGGCTCAGTGTGTCCTGGCATCAGGCACCCAGTCCGTTCATCGAAGGCCTTCTCCCCTCCTGA